In Microcoleus sp. FACHB-831, the following proteins share a genomic window:
- a CDS encoding FkbM family methyltransferase translates to MNYLLLQLRKITKIAYKYRGLARIAEGIRKYYSHYQKNILVDDFDNSLAFYCALDEHMGSQIFWKGFYSGDQLNLLDRILNPDMIFLDVGANHGEFTVFAAKRLTEGHVIAFEPVSIFFEKLERNVKQNGFNNVTLINQGLGDSDTHITIYSRDERFEDGTKNEGLHSIYITKSCSRAFETIKIICLDDFIKSHQIPKVDVIKLDIEGAELAALRGAKETITRFRPIILIEVNEETCQAAGYPPRALLDYLSEIGYRFDLIIRNGITRSIIPDELDKFQNIICLPQIKSI, encoded by the coding sequence ATGAATTACTTGCTCCTGCAATTGAGAAAAATAACAAAAATAGCATATAAGTATCGCGGGCTTGCTCGTATTGCCGAAGGTATTAGAAAATATTATTCTCACTATCAAAAAAACATTTTAGTTGATGACTTTGATAATAGTCTTGCATTTTACTGTGCGTTAGACGAACACATGGGGAGCCAAATTTTTTGGAAAGGTTTTTACTCAGGAGATCAGCTAAATTTACTGGATCGTATACTTAACCCCGACATGATTTTTCTCGATGTTGGTGCTAATCATGGCGAATTTACTGTGTTTGCTGCAAAGCGCCTAACCGAAGGACACGTAATTGCTTTTGAACCTGTATCAATTTTTTTTGAAAAACTGGAACGTAATGTTAAACAAAATGGCTTTAATAATGTTACTTTGATTAATCAAGGGCTAGGCGACAGTGATACACACATTACTATTTATAGCAGAGATGAACGTTTTGAAGATGGAACTAAAAATGAAGGTTTACACAGTATATATATAACTAAGTCTTGCTCCAGGGCTTTTGAAACTATAAAAATTATTTGCTTAGATGATTTTATTAAATCACATCAAATACCCAAAGTAGATGTTATTAAGTTAGACATTGAAGGTGCAGAACTAGCAGCCCTAAGAGGCGCAAAAGAAACTATCACACGTTTTAGACCAATTATCCTAATTGAAGTGAATGAAGAAACCTGTCAAGCTGCTGGCTATCCTCCGAGAGCTTTACTAGATTATCTCAGTGAAATTGGCTATCGCTTTGACTTAATTATTCGTAATGGTATAACTCGCTCTATAATACCTGATGAGCTAGACAAATTTCAGAATATTATTTGTTTACCACAAATTAAATCTATATGA
- the murJ gene encoding murein biosynthesis integral membrane protein MurJ, with protein sequence MKSWQLHKLVSLWKQLTNGSINRKIFGAAVTVGLWTAVVKMASFGKEFIVAWRFGTGDDIDAFLIALLVPSFLINVVAGSFNAAMIPTYIRVREQEGKEAAQRLFSGVMVWSLGLLAIATFLMVVTAPFYLPLIARGFSPEKLDLTYRLLWIIAPVLMVSGIQVIWGAVLNAGERFALAALTPIITPTCSAILLLTCRSWGIFALATGLVCGALLEMTLLGIALKRQKISLLPKWYGFDERLRQVSGQYAPMIAGAFFMSSTTLVDQSMAAMLSPGSVAALNYGSKVIAFPLGLTSTALATAIIPYFAKMVACDDWAGVRDTLKRYIFLVFAVTIPLTLFFVFYSETIIQVLLQRGSFTIESVPVVARIQAFYACQIPFYVAGVLIAHLILSLRKSYILSWAAGFNLLTNIILNYLFVQWFGLPGIALSTTCVYILSLLLLSLFLHHNWQNK encoded by the coding sequence ATGAAAAGTTGGCAACTACATAAGTTAGTTAGTCTGTGGAAGCAGCTAACAAACGGCTCAATCAACCGCAAAATTTTTGGTGCAGCGGTTACAGTGGGGCTGTGGACGGCTGTAGTTAAAATGGCAAGTTTTGGGAAGGAATTTATTGTAGCTTGGAGGTTTGGAACTGGGGACGACATAGATGCTTTTTTAATTGCTTTGCTAGTTCCTTCTTTTTTGATCAATGTAGTAGCTGGATCTTTTAATGCAGCTATGATCCCAACATATATTAGGGTGCGGGAACAAGAAGGAAAAGAAGCGGCTCAAAGGTTGTTTTCTGGGGTAATGGTTTGGAGTTTGGGTTTGCTGGCGATCGCCACTTTTTTAATGGTAGTAACTGCTCCGTTTTACCTACCATTAATTGCTAGAGGATTCAGCCCAGAAAAGTTAGATTTAACTTATCGCTTACTCTGGATAATTGCCCCTGTTCTGATGGTGAGCGGAATTCAAGTTATCTGGGGTGCAGTACTGAATGCGGGAGAGCGGTTTGCATTAGCCGCTCTCACGCCGATTATCACTCCCACCTGTAGTGCAATACTTTTACTGACGTGCCGATCTTGGGGTATCTTTGCATTAGCAACTGGGTTAGTCTGCGGTGCCTTATTAGAGATGACACTTTTGGGAATAGCCCTGAAGCGACAAAAAATTTCACTGCTTCCAAAGTGGTATGGGTTTGACGAGCGCCTGCGTCAAGTATCCGGTCAATATGCCCCAATGATTGCTGGGGCTTTTTTTATGAGCAGCACTACTTTGGTAGATCAATCAATGGCGGCGATGTTGTCGCCAGGAAGCGTAGCAGCACTGAACTACGGTAGCAAAGTAATTGCTTTTCCATTAGGTCTAACCAGTACAGCATTAGCTACTGCTATAATTCCCTATTTCGCCAAAATGGTTGCTTGTGACGATTGGGCGGGAGTGCGCGATACATTGAAGCGCTATATATTTTTAGTATTTGCGGTAACAATACCATTAACATTATTTTTTGTCTTTTATTCGGAAACTATTATTCAAGTACTTTTACAAAGGGGATCTTTTACAATCGAAAGTGTCCCTGTTGTAGCTCGCATACAAGCTTTTTATGCTTGCCAGATACCTTTTTATGTAGCGGGAGTTCTAATTGCACATTTAATTCTATCGCTGCGGAAAAGCTATATTTTGTCTTGGGCTGCTGGGTTTAATCTTTTGACTAACATCATACTAAATTATCTGTTTGTTCAATGGTTCGGCCTCCCAGGGATTGCTTTATCTACAACTTGCGTTTACATTCTCTCCCTTTTATTATTAAGTTTATTCCTGCACCATAATTGGCAAAATAAATAA
- a CDS encoding class I SAM-dependent methyltransferase has protein sequence MSALGDFYSNIYKKLCGVHPHLYFWHFQWLSTKDIYADLRQILPTVKGVLLDVGCGQQPYKNWLNLDEVKYIGIDIYPESKADMLIVNDETWPIDSCSIDIVLCTQVLEHTATLSKTIEEITRVLKPEGLVILTVPFIYNQHGAPEDYRRFSIWGIKNLLSKEYNLIEVKSQGGIGSTVCTLLLNWIELSMNSYKVTRLLKGLLMPIWIVFCSLINIIGWLLDQVDKTQSFYSNVFLVAQKR, from the coding sequence ATGAGCGCACTTGGCGATTTTTATTCTAATATATACAAGAAGTTGTGTGGAGTCCATCCGCATTTGTATTTTTGGCACTTTCAATGGTTGTCAACAAAAGACATATATGCGGATTTAAGACAAATTTTACCAACTGTTAAAGGCGTATTGCTTGATGTTGGCTGCGGGCAACAGCCTTATAAAAATTGGCTTAATTTAGATGAAGTTAAATATATTGGTATTGATATATATCCAGAATCTAAAGCTGATATGTTAATAGTAAATGATGAAACATGGCCTATAGATAGTTGTTCTATTGATATTGTATTGTGTACCCAAGTTTTAGAACATACTGCAACTTTAAGTAAAACTATTGAGGAAATAACTCGCGTCTTAAAACCGGAAGGTTTAGTAATACTTACTGTTCCTTTCATTTATAACCAACATGGTGCCCCTGAAGACTATCGACGATTTTCAATATGGGGAATTAAAAATTTGCTAAGTAAAGAATATAACTTGATTGAAGTTAAGTCACAGGGGGGTATAGGTAGCACAGTCTGCACCCTATTATTAAATTGGATTGAATTAAGCATGAACTCCTACAAAGTGACACGCTTGTTAAAAGGCTTGCTTATGCCTATATGGATAGTTTTTTGTAGTTTGATAAATATAATCGGCTGGCTGTTAGACCAGGTTGATAAAACCCAGTCATTTTATAGCAATGTGTTTTTAGTTGCTCAAAAAAGATGA